The following proteins are co-located in the Imtechella halotolerans genome:
- a CDS encoding endonuclease/exonuclease/phosphatase family protein has translation MKKVFTAFNTLCTLVSFLLLTSPTSAQTKDHFTVLQFNIWQEGTVVENGYEAIVNEIIRLDADFIALSEVRNYNNSLFCDRIVASLKEKGHTFYSFFSYDSGILSRYPISSHEVIFPEKDDKGSVYKAIIDFKGNKVAFYTAHLDYRNCALYLPRGYDGSTWKKLISPITDIPTILADNTASMRDDAIKLFLKDAAKERDQGRIVILGGDFNEPSHLDWTMATKDLYDHQGLVIPWTVTTLLEEEGYQDAYREMFPNPLTHPGFTYPADCPHVPISKLAWSPEADDRDRIDYIFYSPTKGLQLEKAAIVGPKGSVAYGKRIQEKGNDPILPPASIWPTDHKAVLAVFSLVY, from the coding sequence ATGAAAAAGGTTTTTACCGCATTTAATACTCTTTGCACTTTGGTTTCTTTTCTATTATTGACCTCTCCCACTTCAGCTCAGACAAAGGACCACTTTACTGTACTACAGTTTAACATTTGGCAGGAGGGCACTGTTGTAGAAAATGGTTATGAGGCCATCGTAAATGAAATTATACGATTAGACGCCGATTTTATTGCTCTTAGCGAAGTTCGTAATTACAATAACTCACTATTTTGTGATCGGATTGTAGCCTCACTCAAAGAAAAAGGTCATACATTTTATTCCTTTTTCAGCTATGATTCTGGTATACTTTCACGTTACCCCATAAGTTCTCATGAAGTCATATTCCCTGAAAAGGATGATAAAGGAAGCGTATACAAAGCCATCATTGATTTTAAAGGAAATAAGGTTGCTTTTTATACCGCCCATTTGGACTACCGCAATTGTGCTCTTTATCTACCCAGAGGTTATGATGGTTCTACCTGGAAAAAGCTTATATCACCTATTACTGATATCCCAACCATTTTAGCGGACAATACAGCTTCCATGCGGGACGATGCCATTAAATTATTTTTAAAAGATGCAGCCAAAGAAAGGGATCAAGGGCGTATTGTCATTCTAGGTGGAGACTTTAACGAACCATCCCACCTTGATTGGACTATGGCTACAAAAGATCTATATGATCACCAAGGACTCGTTATCCCTTGGACTGTTACCACCTTATTAGAGGAAGAAGGATACCAAGATGCGTATAGAGAAATGTTTCCAAATCCCCTAACCCATCCAGGGTTTACGTATCCTGCGGATTGTCCTCATGTTCCAATCAGCAAACTAGCATGGTCTCCTGAGGCTGACGATAGAGACCGAATTGATTATATTTTTTATAGCCCTACAAAAGGATTACAACTAGAGAAGGCTGCCATTGTTGGTCCGAAGGGGAGTGTAGCATATGGAAAAAGAATTCAGGAAAAAGGGAACGATCCAATTTTGCCTCCTGCCTCCATATGGCCAACTGACCATAAAGCGGTTTTAGCAGTATTTAGTCTAGTTTACTAA